The proteins below come from a single Stutzerimonas stutzeri RCH2 genomic window:
- a CDS encoding DsbA family protein has translation MARLIYVMDPMCSWCWGFAPVMTALAGQAEEQGVSLELRVGGLRRERVVMDQAGRQRTLSYWQAVHSATGQAFNLEQGLPEALVYDTEPACRALVAARGLDEARIWSLSLLIQQAFYEHGRDVTQPSVLVDLAEAAGFSRSEFAERYDDPATKAATAADFIWVENLGIAGFPTLLAEHEGQLALVTNGYQPLPALAPLLARWLERNAHG, from the coding sequence GTGGCCCGACTGATCTATGTGATGGACCCGATGTGCTCCTGGTGCTGGGGTTTTGCGCCGGTGATGACGGCGTTAGCCGGGCAAGCGGAGGAGCAGGGCGTATCGCTTGAGCTGCGGGTCGGTGGCCTGCGGCGTGAACGCGTCGTGATGGATCAGGCCGGGCGACAGCGCACATTGTCCTACTGGCAAGCCGTGCATTCGGCGACGGGGCAGGCTTTCAACCTGGAGCAGGGTCTGCCTGAAGCGCTGGTCTACGACACCGAACCAGCCTGCAGAGCCCTCGTTGCGGCTCGTGGCCTTGACGAGGCTCGTATCTGGTCGCTGTCGTTACTGATCCAACAGGCGTTCTATGAGCACGGGCGTGATGTGACCCAACCATCAGTGCTCGTCGACCTGGCTGAAGCCGCCGGCTTTTCGCGCAGCGAATTCGCCGAGCGGTATGACGACCCTGCCACCAAAGCGGCTACCGCGGCTGACTTCATCTGGGTGGAGAATCTGGGCATCGCGGGGTTCCCCACATTGTTGGCTGAACACGAAGGACAACTGGCACTGGTTACCAATGGCTATCAACCTTTGCCTGCGCTGGCACCGCTATTGGCGCGTTGGCTGGAGCGCAACGCCCATGGCTGA
- a CDS encoding rhodanese-related sulfurtransferase has translation MTQRIVVAALYKFVSLPDYVALREPLLEALLLHGIKGTLLLAEEGINGTVSGTREAIDALLDWFRRDDRLADIDHKESYCDEQPFYRTKVKLKKEIVTLGVDGVDPNKQVGTYVEPRDWNELIADPEVLLIDTRNDYEVAIGTFEGAVDPKTKSFREFPEYIKAHYDPAKHKKVAMFCTGGIRCEKASSYMLGEGFEEVYHLKGGILKYLEEVPEAQSRWRGDCFVFDNRVTVRHDLSVGEFDLCHACRAPLSVEDRQSEHYAPGISCPHCWNSLSEKTRAGARERQKQIELARQRNQPHPIGRDPRELDR, from the coding sequence ATGACCCAAAGAATCGTTGTGGCCGCGTTGTACAAGTTCGTATCGCTGCCGGATTACGTTGCGTTGCGCGAGCCTTTGCTCGAAGCACTCCTTCTGCACGGCATCAAGGGAACGCTGTTGCTCGCGGAAGAAGGCATCAATGGCACGGTTTCCGGGACGCGCGAGGCCATCGACGCGCTGCTGGACTGGTTCCGTCGCGATGACCGTCTGGCCGATATCGATCACAAGGAATCGTACTGCGACGAGCAGCCGTTCTATCGCACCAAGGTCAAGCTGAAGAAAGAGATCGTCACGCTCGGCGTCGATGGCGTCGATCCCAACAAGCAGGTCGGCACTTACGTGGAACCGCGAGACTGGAACGAGCTTATCGCCGATCCCGAAGTGCTTCTCATCGATACGCGAAATGACTACGAGGTAGCGATCGGCACATTCGAGGGCGCGGTCGACCCCAAGACCAAGTCGTTCCGCGAGTTTCCCGAGTACATCAAGGCCCACTACGATCCGGCGAAGCACAAGAAGGTCGCGATGTTCTGCACCGGCGGCATTCGTTGCGAAAAGGCGTCGAGTTACATGCTCGGCGAGGGCTTCGAAGAGGTCTATCACCTCAAGGGCGGCATTCTCAAATACCTGGAAGAGGTACCCGAGGCACAAAGCCGCTGGCGGGGTGACTGCTTCGTGTTCGATAACCGGGTAACGGTACGCCATGACCTCAGCGTCGGCGAGTTCGACCTCTGCCACGCCTGCCGCGCTCCGCTATCCGTGGAAGATCGGCAATCGGAGCACTACGCTCCGGGAATCAGCTGTCCGCACTGCTGGAATTCGTTAAGCGAGAAAACGCGCGCCGGCGCCCGCGAGCGGCAGAAGCAGATCGAACTGGCGCGCCAGCGCAACCAGCCGCATCCCATCGGCCGCGACCCGCGCGAACTGGATCGCTGA
- a CDS encoding metal-dependent hydrolase — MDSITQALLGASVQGAMLGRWQGRKALAYGAVLGTLPDLDVVIDYGDAVANMTYHRGFSHSLFVLSVVAVLLTWLVRRFRPDPRYSGTRLFVTVWLVLVTHVLLDAFTSYGTQLLWPLATPPVAWSSVFIIDPLYSVPLLLAVLAAGLFGLSGRIARWPTYALIISTGYLGFTLAGKQMAEHRVQATVASQGIQAERMFSTPTPFNSLLWRVILVDGEHYYETLVSWWDDAPPSLVRLPRNVHLAKVLSDSPQHERLQWFTGNVLRYDEDGSQLLVTDLRLGMTGFHPFRFPLAERTAKGWQLVPLPERLPANRGDMSRLASLWQRIWQQEPALPLAAWAAELNGSR, encoded by the coding sequence ATGGACTCGATCACCCAGGCGCTACTCGGTGCCAGCGTGCAGGGCGCGATGCTCGGTCGCTGGCAGGGTCGCAAGGCTCTCGCTTACGGCGCTGTGCTCGGCACCCTGCCGGACCTCGACGTGGTCATCGACTACGGCGATGCGGTGGCCAACATGACCTATCACCGAGGCTTCAGCCATTCGCTGTTCGTGCTGAGTGTGGTGGCCGTACTGCTGACCTGGCTGGTCAGGCGGTTCCGACCTGACCCGCGATATTCCGGCACGCGGTTGTTCGTCACCGTCTGGCTGGTACTGGTCACCCACGTGCTGCTGGATGCCTTTACCAGCTACGGCACGCAGCTGCTCTGGCCGCTGGCGACGCCACCTGTTGCCTGGTCCAGCGTATTCATCATCGACCCGCTCTACAGCGTTCCGCTATTGCTCGCCGTGCTGGCGGCTGGCCTCTTCGGGCTGAGCGGGCGAATCGCCAGATGGCCTACCTACGCGCTGATCATCTCAACCGGTTATTTGGGATTCACCCTGGCCGGCAAGCAGATGGCCGAACATCGCGTGCAGGCGACCGTGGCCAGCCAGGGCATTCAGGCAGAACGCATGTTCAGCACACCGACGCCCTTCAACAGCCTGTTGTGGCGGGTGATTCTGGTGGACGGTGAGCATTATTACGAAACCCTGGTCAGCTGGTGGGATGACGCTCCACCCAGCCTGGTGCGGTTGCCACGCAATGTGCATCTGGCCAAAGTGCTGAGCGATTCACCGCAACATGAGCGATTGCAGTGGTTTACCGGAAACGTGCTGCGCTATGACGAGGATGGCAGCCAGTTGCTGGTGACGGACCTGCGACTGGGCATGACCGGATTTCATCCATTTCGCTTTCCGCTCGCCGAACGCACTGCCAAGGGTTGGCAGCTCGTCCCCCTCCCTGAGCGCCTGCCCGCCAATCGGGGCGATATGAGCCGTTTGGCCAGTCTGTGGCAGCGCATCTGGCAGCAGGAACCGGCACTGCCTCTGGCAGCCTGGGCGGCGGAGCTTAACGGTAGTCGATAA
- a CDS encoding MFS transporter, whose amino-acid sequence MKSLIAPISSLLAGVALLLLGHGLLNTLLTLRGVAEGYSTGMVGLLMSGYFAGFLIGTWLAPSLIRRIGHIRTFSFYASVAATAVLLHVMIVNPWVWLVLRVIYGVALVTLYMVIESWLNAQVSGEKRGQVFAVYMAVNLGALAAAQQLLGLDSPMEFTLFALATILIGSAMMPITLTRQPQPSLPDIPPTDLLQLARIAPLPLMAAGISGFVLGGFWGLAPVYASEIGFDAAGVGLLMSITILGGAVLQWPIGLFSDKHERRTVLLWVVALAAVLALAVAPLLAGSLLLGLMFVWGGLAFSIYSIAVAQMVDQLNPDEILSGSSGLLLANGFGAALGPVAAGGLMHLFGPIALPLFFATGLGVLAFYAFYRPRKVFDLVTEPHGHFTPILRTSPTVMELMPDTPEDATSQEPADESELDDMPPAEAPTDMRTGT is encoded by the coding sequence ATGAAATCCTTGATCGCTCCCATCAGTTCCCTGCTTGCTGGCGTGGCGTTGCTGCTGCTCGGCCACGGTCTGCTCAATACGCTGCTGACGCTGCGTGGCGTCGCCGAAGGCTACTCGACCGGGATGGTCGGCCTGCTGATGTCCGGCTATTTCGCCGGGTTCCTGATCGGCACCTGGCTGGCGCCATCGCTGATTCGCCGCATCGGCCATATCCGTACGTTTTCCTTCTACGCCTCGGTGGCCGCCACCGCCGTGCTGCTGCACGTCATGATCGTCAATCCCTGGGTCTGGCTCGTTCTGCGGGTAATCTACGGGGTCGCCCTGGTGACCCTGTACATGGTCATCGAGAGCTGGCTCAACGCTCAGGTCAGCGGCGAGAAGCGCGGCCAGGTGTTTGCGGTGTACATGGCGGTCAACCTCGGTGCGCTGGCGGCAGCGCAGCAGCTGCTGGGTCTCGACAGTCCGATGGAATTCACCCTGTTCGCCCTGGCGACCATTCTCATCGGCAGCGCCATGATGCCGATCACCTTGACCCGCCAGCCGCAGCCGTCGCTGCCAGACATTCCGCCCACCGACCTGCTGCAGCTCGCGCGCATCGCCCCGCTGCCGCTGATGGCGGCCGGCATATCGGGTTTCGTTCTTGGCGGCTTCTGGGGCCTGGCCCCGGTGTATGCCAGCGAAATCGGTTTCGACGCCGCCGGCGTCGGCTTGCTGATGAGTATCACCATTCTCGGCGGCGCGGTGCTGCAATGGCCGATCGGGCTGTTCTCCGACAAACATGAGCGGCGCACCGTACTGCTCTGGGTCGTCGCCTTGGCCGCGGTACTGGCGCTTGCCGTGGCGCCGCTGCTGGCTGGCTCGCTGCTACTGGGACTGATGTTCGTCTGGGGTGGCCTGGCGTTTTCCATCTATTCCATCGCGGTGGCGCAGATGGTCGATCAGCTGAATCCTGACGAGATTCTCTCCGGCTCCAGTGGCCTGCTGCTGGCCAACGGATTCGGCGCGGCGCTGGGCCCGGTGGCCGCTGGCGGCCTGATGCATCTGTTCGGCCCGATTGCATTGCCGCTGTTCTTCGCGACAGGCCTCGGCGTGCTGGCGTTCTATGCCTTCTACCGGCCGCGCAAGGTATTCGACCTGGTCACCGAACCGCACGGACATTTCACACCGATCCTGCGTACCAGCCCGACGGTGATGGAATTGATGCCCGACACACCGGAAGACGCGACTAGCCAGGAACCGGCGGACGAAAGCGAACTGGACGATATGCCGCCAGCCGAAGCGCCGACGGACATGCGCACCGGAACCTGA
- a CDS encoding ABC transporter ATP-binding protein — protein sequence MADQLSWAEIRRLALHHRKALILANLVAVLATLCSVPIPLLLPLLVDEVLLGAGDTALQVMDRFLPASWESAAGYIGLMLGITLVLRASALVFNVLQARLFARLSKDIVYRIRVRLIERLKRIALAEYESLGGGTVAAHLVTDLETIDKFIGDTLSRLLVAVLSIIGTAAILVWMHWQLALLILLFNPLVIFATVQLGKRVKHLKKLENDSTSRFTQALTETLDAIQEVRAGNRQGFFLGRLGLRAREVRDYAVASQWKTDASNRASGLLFQFGIDVFRAAAMLTVLFSDLSIGQMLAVFSYLWFMIGPVEQLLSLQYAFYAAGGALGRINQLLARADEPQYPGGRDPFAGQTTVAIEVRGLQFAYQDEPVLEGLDLSIAPGEKVAIVGASGGGKSTLVQLLLGLYQPQAGQIRFGGVPLEEIGLSTVRDNVAVVLQHPALFNDSVRANLMMGREREDDACWRALEIAQLADTIRQLPNGLDSIVGRSGVRLSGGQRQRLAVARMILAEPKVVILDEATSALDAATEYALHQGLNRFLQGRTTLIIAHRLSAVKQADRVLVFDGGRIAEDGDHQQLIAEGGLYARLYGHLQH from the coding sequence ATGGCTGACCAACTCAGCTGGGCGGAAATCCGCAGGCTCGCGCTGCATCACCGCAAGGCGCTGATTCTGGCGAATCTGGTCGCGGTGCTGGCGACGCTCTGCAGCGTACCGATTCCCTTGCTACTGCCGTTGCTGGTCGACGAAGTGTTGCTAGGTGCCGGTGATACTGCACTGCAGGTGATGGATCGCTTCCTGCCTGCCAGTTGGGAAAGTGCGGCGGGCTATATCGGGCTGATGCTGGGTATAACACTGGTCTTGCGAGCCTCGGCACTGGTGTTCAACGTGCTTCAGGCGCGCCTGTTTGCGCGGCTGTCGAAAGACATCGTGTACCGCATTCGCGTGCGGTTGATCGAGCGCCTCAAGCGCATCGCCCTCGCCGAGTACGAAAGCCTTGGCGGCGGTACGGTGGCAGCGCATCTGGTCACCGATCTGGAGACCATCGACAAGTTCATCGGCGACACGCTAAGCCGTCTGCTGGTTGCCGTGCTGTCGATCATCGGAACGGCGGCCATTCTGGTGTGGATGCACTGGCAACTCGCACTGCTGATCCTCCTGTTTAATCCGCTGGTGATCTTCGCCACGGTGCAATTGGGCAAGCGCGTAAAACACCTGAAGAAGCTGGAGAACGACAGTACCTCGCGCTTCACCCAGGCGCTGACTGAGACCCTCGACGCGATCCAGGAGGTGCGTGCGGGCAATCGGCAAGGCTTTTTCCTCGGGCGCCTGGGGTTGCGCGCGCGCGAAGTGCGGGACTATGCAGTTGCCTCGCAGTGGAAGACCGACGCGTCCAACCGTGCCAGCGGCTTGCTGTTCCAGTTTGGTATCGACGTATTCCGTGCCGCAGCGATGCTGACCGTGCTGTTCTCAGATCTGTCGATCGGCCAGATGCTCGCGGTGTTCAGCTACCTCTGGTTCATGATCGGCCCTGTGGAGCAATTGTTGAGTCTGCAGTACGCCTTCTACGCTGCCGGTGGTGCGCTGGGCCGGATCAACCAACTGCTGGCGCGGGCAGACGAGCCGCAATATCCCGGTGGGCGGGATCCCTTTGCTGGCCAGACAACGGTTGCAATCGAGGTGCGAGGCTTGCAGTTCGCCTATCAGGACGAACCGGTGCTCGAAGGGCTCGATCTCAGTATTGCACCGGGGGAGAAGGTTGCCATCGTCGGGGCCAGTGGCGGAGGCAAGAGCACCCTGGTGCAGTTGCTGCTGGGTCTGTATCAACCGCAGGCCGGTCAGATCCGTTTTGGTGGCGTGCCACTCGAGGAAATCGGACTGAGCACCGTCCGCGACAACGTGGCGGTGGTACTGCAGCATCCGGCGCTGTTCAACGATAGCGTGCGAGCCAACCTGATGATGGGCCGCGAGCGGGAGGACGATGCCTGCTGGCGAGCGTTGGAAATCGCCCAGCTCGCCGATACGATCCGCCAGTTGCCGAACGGGCTGGACAGCATCGTCGGGCGTTCCGGTGTGCGTCTGTCCGGCGGGCAGCGGCAACGGCTGGCTGTGGCACGCATGATTCTCGCCGAGCCGAAAGTGGTCATTCTCGATGAAGCCACCTCGGCGCTCGATGCGGCGACCGAGTATGCGCTGCATCAGGGACTCAACCGCTTCCTCCAGGGGCGCACGACGCTGATCATTGCCCACCGATTGTCAGCGGTAAAACAGGCTGATCGTGTACTCGTTTTCGATGGCGGCCGCATCGCCGAAGACGGTGACCACCAGCAACTCATTGCCGAAGGCGGACTCTACGCGCGCCTCTACGGGCACCTGCAGCACTAG
- a CDS encoding DUF2059 domain-containing protein has protein sequence MPTFRTQALRSAMLFVCISSSAMADSASHAGSAERFLQLANADRLAVPVYAQVQQMFAQRFAEAQGSGSKKAMLERYQAQANTALDKAIGWDKLKPDLVALYTSQFSETELNQLIDFYQSPLGKKMLTKLPELNARSAQLTQVKLEGAVPEVNKLLADMTAELEKQKP, from the coding sequence ATGCCAACGTTTCGTACCCAGGCCTTGCGCTCTGCAATGCTGTTTGTCTGTATCAGTTCATCGGCCATGGCCGATAGCGCGAGCCATGCCGGGAGCGCAGAGCGTTTCCTGCAGCTAGCCAACGCGGACCGGCTCGCCGTACCCGTCTATGCCCAAGTGCAGCAGATGTTTGCGCAACGCTTTGCCGAGGCGCAGGGCTCTGGCAGCAAGAAGGCGATGCTCGAGCGCTATCAGGCTCAGGCCAATACGGCGCTGGACAAGGCCATAGGCTGGGACAAGTTGAAGCCCGATCTGGTCGCCCTGTACACCAGCCAGTTTTCCGAAACCGAACTGAATCAGCTGATCGATTTCTACCAATCCCCGCTGGGCAAGAAGATGCTGACCAAGCTGCCGGAACTCAATGCACGCTCAGCTCAGCTTACCCAGGTCAAGCTGGAAGGTGCTGTACCGGAAGTGAACAAGTTGCTGGCTGACATGACGGCCGAGCTCGAAAAACAGAAGCCTTGA
- a CDS encoding class II fumarate hydratase, with translation MTRTETDSLGPVEVPDQAYWGAQTQRSLSNFEIGTERMPIEVLHALALIKKAAARVNDRIGDLPPDVARLIEQAADEILHGQHDDQFPLVVWQTGSGTQSNMNVNEVIAGRANELAGGTRGGKSPVHPNDHVNRAQSSNDCFPTAMHIAAAKAVHAKLLPALAELSGGLAELSVRHGKLIKTGRTHMMDATPITFGQEMSAFVAQLDIAERTIRHTLPAVYELAQGGTAVGTGLNSPHGFAEAIAAELAALSGLPFVSAPNKFAALAGHEPLVALSGALKTLAVALMKLANDLRLLGSGPRGGFAEVRLPANEPGSSIMPGKVNPTQCEALSMLACQVMGNDMTISFAASQGHLQLNVFKPVIIHNLLQSIQLLSDGCRNFNTHCIAGLEPDPARMAEHLERGLMLVTALNPHIGYDRAAEIAKKAYAQGTTLREASMELGYLSSEEFDQWVRPETMLESGQRE, from the coding sequence ATGACGCGTACAGAAACCGACAGCCTGGGACCAGTCGAAGTACCGGATCAGGCTTACTGGGGTGCCCAGACCCAACGTTCGCTGAGCAACTTCGAAATCGGCACGGAGCGCATGCCGATCGAGGTGCTACACGCACTGGCCCTGATCAAGAAAGCCGCAGCGCGAGTGAATGATCGGATTGGTGACCTACCGCCCGATGTGGCTCGCCTGATAGAACAAGCCGCAGACGAGATTCTGCATGGGCAGCACGACGATCAGTTCCCGCTGGTGGTCTGGCAAACCGGGAGCGGTACGCAGAGCAATATGAATGTCAACGAAGTCATCGCGGGGCGCGCCAACGAGCTCGCTGGCGGCACACGCGGGGGCAAGTCTCCCGTGCATCCCAATGATCATGTGAACCGCGCTCAAAGCTCCAACGACTGTTTCCCGACCGCAATGCACATCGCTGCAGCCAAAGCGGTCCATGCCAAGCTGCTTCCCGCGCTTGCAGAGCTCTCAGGCGGCCTCGCAGAGCTCTCCGTCCGACATGGCAAGCTGATCAAGACCGGACGCACGCATATGATGGATGCCACTCCGATCACTTTCGGCCAAGAGATGTCAGCCTTCGTCGCCCAGCTGGACATTGCCGAGCGCACGATTCGTCACACCTTACCGGCGGTGTACGAGCTAGCGCAGGGCGGCACTGCGGTAGGAACGGGCCTGAACTCGCCGCACGGGTTCGCCGAAGCAATTGCAGCCGAGCTTGCAGCGCTTTCGGGGCTTCCGTTTGTATCTGCACCGAATAAATTTGCTGCTTTGGCGGGGCATGAGCCGCTGGTAGCACTGTCCGGCGCCTTGAAGACCCTGGCTGTAGCCTTGATGAAGCTGGCCAATGATCTTCGTCTGCTTGGCTCAGGTCCGCGCGGAGGTTTTGCCGAGGTGCGGTTACCAGCCAACGAGCCTGGGAGTTCGATCATGCCGGGCAAAGTGAACCCGACTCAGTGCGAAGCGTTGTCGATGCTTGCTTGTCAGGTGATGGGTAACGATATGACGATCAGCTTTGCCGCTAGCCAAGGGCACTTGCAGCTGAACGTGTTCAAGCCGGTGATCATTCACAACCTGCTTCAATCCATTCAGCTTCTGTCGGACGGGTGTCGCAATTTCAACACTCACTGCATTGCGGGGCTAGAACCGGACCCGGCACGCATGGCGGAGCATCTGGAGCGAGGGCTCATGCTGGTTACCGCATTGAACCCGCATATTGGCTACGACCGAGCAGCGGAGATAGCCAAGAAAGCCTATGCGCAAGGCACCACACTGCGTGAAGCGTCCATGGAGCTCGGCTACCTGAGCAGCGAAGAATTCGATCAATGGGTTCGCCCGGAAACCATGCTCGAATCGGGGCAGCGAGAATAG
- a CDS encoding methyl-accepting chemotaxis protein: MEPVLNLFTNLSVGKKLICGFGLVLLLTLGVAGTGFVAVDEILGRAQQIEQLSSVNASILAARGAERDFALTRQQSSADALHSSLQQLNTELAGLDASSSAAERAYLTRIRQAAEEYGRQFDRYMQLIERGVALRTRMQDAAQVSREEFEFIELDMYDAVRVLRLEGDRLKGSDPLTIAEATSGLTKQILDMRTQENVFVANSSDAAAKSWGELHGNVTAIGSNLKVWLNDDQQASMDKALAELEQYRAAFDEFRQNRGERLELERSMAQQSEVVIAAADEALANASNAMQQQQRSSYLLLGVIGALAIFVGLLAATVISRMIVGPLRSTVQQAQRVANGDLTHSEASARRDEVGQLQNAMHGMTQSLRNLIGRIGGGVSQIAAAADQLSAVTAQTSAGVQTQRVETEQVATAMHEMAATVQEVARNAEQASIAARQADQQARQGDRVVQDAVGQIGNLASEVDQSAHAIEALHAESGRIGSVLEVIRAVAEQTNLLALNAAIEAARAGEQGRGFAVVADEVRALARRTHDSTEEIEGLIANLQRVAQQAVEQMQSSRSLTQRTVDLANEAGVALGRITESVSTIEQMNQQIAAAAEQQSAVAENISESVTRVRDIGDQSASATEQTAGASAELARLGVELQGLVRQFRT, encoded by the coding sequence ATGGAACCAGTACTGAATCTCTTCACCAATCTTTCGGTTGGCAAAAAGCTCATCTGCGGCTTCGGCCTGGTATTGCTGTTGACGCTCGGCGTGGCCGGTACCGGATTCGTTGCGGTCGATGAAATTCTTGGTCGGGCGCAACAGATCGAACAGCTCTCGAGCGTCAACGCATCCATTCTGGCCGCTCGCGGAGCGGAGCGTGATTTCGCCCTGACGCGCCAGCAGTCTTCCGCTGATGCGCTGCACAGTTCCTTGCAGCAGCTCAATACGGAGCTGGCGGGCTTGGACGCCAGTTCCAGCGCGGCGGAGCGGGCCTACCTGACGCGAATTCGTCAAGCGGCTGAGGAATACGGGCGTCAATTCGACCGTTACATGCAGCTGATCGAGCGAGGCGTGGCGCTGCGCACGCGTATGCAGGATGCGGCGCAAGTCAGCCGTGAGGAGTTCGAGTTCATCGAGCTGGATATGTATGACGCGGTGCGGGTACTGCGTCTGGAGGGTGATCGGCTCAAAGGTAGCGACCCGCTGACGATCGCTGAAGCGACATCCGGGCTGACCAAGCAGATCCTCGACATGCGTACCCAGGAGAACGTGTTCGTTGCCAATAGCTCCGATGCTGCGGCGAAAAGCTGGGGCGAGCTGCACGGCAACGTCACTGCCATCGGCAGCAACCTGAAGGTCTGGCTGAATGATGATCAACAGGCGTCCATGGACAAGGCCCTCGCGGAGCTGGAGCAATATCGCGCCGCGTTCGATGAGTTTCGCCAGAATCGTGGCGAGCGGCTCGAGCTGGAGCGCTCCATGGCTCAGCAGTCCGAGGTGGTGATCGCTGCTGCCGACGAGGCGCTGGCCAATGCCAGCAATGCGATGCAGCAGCAACAGCGCAGCAGCTACCTGCTGCTCGGTGTGATCGGCGCGCTGGCCATCTTCGTCGGCCTGCTGGCAGCGACTGTCATTTCACGAATGATCGTCGGCCCGCTGCGCAGTACCGTCCAGCAGGCCCAGCGCGTCGCCAACGGCGACCTGACGCACTCCGAGGCCAGCGCACGCCGCGATGAAGTCGGGCAGCTGCAGAACGCCATGCACGGCATGACGCAGAGCCTGCGCAACCTGATCGGTCGCATCGGTGGCGGCGTCAGCCAGATCGCCGCCGCCGCCGATCAACTGTCTGCCGTGACCGCGCAGACCAGTGCTGGGGTTCAGACCCAGCGCGTGGAAACCGAGCAGGTCGCGACCGCCATGCACGAGATGGCCGCTACCGTGCAAGAGGTCGCACGCAATGCCGAGCAGGCGTCCATCGCAGCGCGCCAGGCCGATCAGCAGGCGCGGCAGGGCGATCGGGTCGTACAGGATGCGGTCGGACAGATCGGCAATCTGGCCAGCGAGGTGGATCAGTCAGCTCATGCAATCGAAGCGCTGCATGCCGAAAGCGGGCGGATCGGCAGCGTGCTCGAGGTCATTCGTGCAGTTGCCGAGCAGACCAACCTGTTGGCCCTCAATGCGGCCATCGAGGCGGCACGTGCCGGCGAGCAGGGCCGAGGTTTCGCCGTGGTGGCCGATGAGGTTCGCGCGCTGGCCCGGCGTACGCATGATTCCACCGAAGAGATCGAAGGGCTGATCGCTAATCTGCAACGCGTTGCCCAGCAAGCCGTCGAGCAGATGCAGAGCAGCCGCAGCCTCACCCAGCGCACCGTAGACCTGGCCAACGAAGCTGGCGTCGCGCTGGGTCGGATCACCGAGTCGGTGTCCACCATCGAACAGATGAACCAGCAGATCGCCGCGGCGGCCGAGCAGCAAAGCGCGGTGGCCGAGAACATTTCCGAAAGCGTGACGCGCGTGCGGGATATCGGCGACCAGAGCGCCAGCGCCACGGAGCAGACCGCCGGGGCCAGCGCCGAACTGGCGCGACTCGGTGTCGAGCTGCAGGGCCTGGTTCGCCAGTTCCGTACCTGA
- a CDS encoding BolA family protein, with product MRKIDSIQNALQALQPEHLEVLDESHMHSRGQETHYKAVIVSQQFAGLNSVKRHQRAYAAMGDLMREVHALALHTYTPDEWAQQRAAPASPVCAGGHK from the coding sequence ATGCGCAAGATCGATTCGATTCAGAATGCCCTGCAAGCCCTGCAGCCAGAACATCTCGAAGTCCTCGATGAGAGTCACATGCACAGTCGGGGGCAGGAGACTCACTACAAGGCTGTGATCGTCAGCCAGCAGTTCGCTGGTCTGAACTCAGTCAAACGCCATCAACGGGCCTACGCAGCGATGGGTGATCTGATGCGTGAGGTGCATGCGTTGGCATTGCACACCTACACGCCTGATGAGTGGGCGCAACAGCGCGCGGCTCCGGCGTCGCCGGTCTGCGCTGGGGGGCATAAGTAG
- the arfB gene encoding alternative ribosome rescue aminoacyl-tRNA hydrolase ArfB — MLEISNTVQLPDAEIELTAIRAQGAGGQNVNKVSSALHLRFDILASSLPAFYKERLLALRDSRITSEGVVVIKAQRYRTQEQNRLDALERLAELIRSVTKVEKARRPTKPTLGSKKRRLEGKSKRGAIKAGRGRVDY, encoded by the coding sequence ATGCTGGAAATTTCCAATACCGTGCAGTTGCCCGATGCCGAGATCGAGCTGACCGCCATCCGCGCCCAGGGCGCTGGCGGGCAGAACGTCAACAAGGTGTCCAGCGCATTGCATCTACGCTTCGACATCCTGGCGTCTTCGTTGCCGGCTTTCTACAAGGAGCGGTTGCTGGCGCTACGTGACAGCCGGATCACCAGCGAGGGCGTGGTGGTCATCAAGGCGCAGCGTTATCGCACCCAGGAGCAGAATCGTCTCGATGCGCTGGAGCGGCTGGCGGAGTTGATCCGCAGTGTCACCAAGGTGGAGAAGGCGCGCCGTCCGACCAAGCCGACGCTGGGTTCGAAAAAGCGTCGGCTTGAGGGCAAGAGCAAACGTGGCGCGATCAAGGCCGGGCGCGGCCGGGTCGACTACTAG